In Myxococcales bacterium, one genomic interval encodes:
- a CDS encoding DUF465 domain-containing protein: MEAHDLELIEKHISSDNALKSLYDEHIDFERQLEKFNNKPFLTPQEEIDRKLIQKKKLRGRDMIEEILKEYRGK; encoded by the coding sequence ATGGAGGCACATGATCTGGAGTTAATTGAAAAGCACATCAGTTCAGACAACGCGTTGAAGTCCCTCTACGACGAACATATCGATTTTGAACGCCAGCTGGAGAAGTTCAACAATAAACCGTTTTTGACGCCGCAAGAAGAGATAGATCGTAAACTTATTCAAAAGAAAAAACTGCGCGGCAGGGATATGATCGAGGAGATTTTAAAGGAGTACAGGGGCAAATAA
- the rseP gene encoding RIP metalloprotease RseP, with translation MTIIYFVITLGILIFIHELGHFIMAKRAGIKVEAFSLGFGPRLLGIKIGETDYRISAFPLGGYVKMLGEDPTDEEATDPRSFSQKSILARGKVVFFGPLMNFVLALVLMPIVFMIGRAEPAYLRESPIIVDVKKDSPAELAGLKKGDLILSIEEEEVATWDDVLSEVVMSPGMELTFVIVRDGEMVERAVSVGELPEIKGGYIGVEPILFIGNEPRVDEVSPGSPAELAGIEAGDLIISADKMAVTNFYDLAAIIHAAGDREIPITVQRGDEEVSISVHPSYSAESKRWVIGISSKRKNSGPVEVVKYNFIDSLVKGGKEAIKLAGLTLDVLYRLLTLQLSYKVLGGPIIIAKVSAEAASVGLANFLYFMAFLSIQLSVLNLLPFPVLDGGHILFLFIEGVRGKPLSERIRSVASQVGFAILITFMLLITLKDIESVWGITSWIKKFFSH, from the coding sequence ATGACTATCATATATTTTGTGATCACGCTTGGGATACTCATATTCATACACGAGCTGGGGCATTTCATAATGGCCAAGCGCGCGGGGATAAAGGTCGAGGCTTTCTCTTTGGGATTCGGGCCGCGCCTGCTGGGAATCAAGATCGGCGAAACCGATTACCGGATTTCAGCATTTCCTCTCGGCGGCTACGTGAAGATGCTCGGCGAGGATCCCACCGACGAGGAGGCAACTGACCCGCGCTCATTTTCCCAAAAAAGTATCCTGGCGCGCGGCAAGGTCGTCTTCTTCGGCCCGCTGATGAACTTCGTGCTGGCGCTGGTGCTGATGCCCATCGTCTTCATGATAGGCAGGGCCGAGCCGGCCTACCTGCGCGAGTCTCCCATAATCGTCGATGTGAAGAAGGACTCTCCCGCCGAGCTCGCAGGCCTGAAGAAGGGCGATCTCATCCTTTCGATAGAAGAGGAGGAGGTCGCAACTTGGGACGATGTGCTAAGCGAGGTCGTGATGAGCCCGGGGATGGAGCTCACCTTTGTAATCGTCAGGGATGGCGAGATGGTGGAGAGGGCTGTCTCCGTCGGCGAGTTGCCGGAGATAAAAGGGGGCTACATCGGGGTTGAGCCGATTCTATTCATAGGCAATGAGCCGCGCGTTGACGAGGTATCCCCGGGCAGTCCGGCCGAACTGGCGGGGATCGAGGCGGGTGACCTTATAATTTCCGCCGACAAAATGGCGGTGACAAATTTTTACGACCTTGCGGCGATAATACATGCCGCCGGCGACAGGGAGATCCCAATTACGGTGCAAAGGGGGGATGAAGAAGTTTCCATATCCGTGCACCCCTCCTACAGCGCTGAGTCGAAAAGGTGGGTGATAGGAATCTCCTCAAAGAGGAAAAATTCCGGGCCGGTGGAGGTGGTGAAGTACAATTTTATCGATTCGCTCGTCAAAGGGGGGAAGGAGGCGATCAAACTCGCAGGGCTTACCCTGGATGTCCTCTACAGGCTTCTAACCCTTCAGCTTTCATACAAGGTGCTGGGGGGGCCGATAATCATCGCCAAGGTCTCGGCGGAGGCTGCCTCGGTTGGGCTGGCCAACTTTTTATACTTCATGGCCTTTTTGAGCATACAGCTCTCGGTTTTAAACCTGCTCCCATTTCCTGTGCTGGATGGTGGACATATCCTCTTCCTCTTCATCGAGGGGGTGAGGGGAAAACCGCTGAGCGAACGGATAAGGTCGGTCGCCAGCCAGGTAGGGTTTGCCATCCTGATTACATTCATGCTCCTCATAACGTTAAAGGATATTGAGAGCGTTTGGGGTATAACTAGCTGGATAAAAAAGTTTTTTAGCCATTAA
- the tsaB gene encoding tRNA (adenosine(37)-N6)-threonylcarbamoyltransferase complex dimerization subunit type 1 TsaB codes for MKILSIDTTSMRGSISLSDGATLVALDRQQAPSSHSERLFGKLDSMLGEIGWGISDIEGVAVAIGPGSFTGLRTGLAAAKGIALSLGIPIAGVSSLKSLALNGALSPSKVVATLIDARRGEIYAALWDLSAGNSPKEIIAECVLPPEALIAKLRQFGSPFLAVGDGAIAYRDRLSVDLGDLIQIAEGDDILPNAHNLAVLASERLSSGGDDLKKLVPNYIRQSDAEIGFLGKGK; via the coding sequence ATGAAGATACTGTCGATAGACACTACATCGATGCGCGGATCGATCTCCCTGTCAGACGGAGCAACTCTTGTTGCCCTCGACAGGCAACAGGCCCCCTCCAGCCATTCCGAGAGGCTCTTCGGCAAGCTCGATTCCATGCTCGGTGAAATCGGTTGGGGGATATCCGATATCGAAGGGGTTGCCGTAGCGATAGGGCCGGGCTCCTTCACGGGGCTTCGAACCGGCCTTGCCGCGGCAAAAGGGATAGCGCTTTCGCTTGGAATTCCGATTGCGGGGGTGTCATCGCTAAAATCGCTGGCGTTAAACGGGGCTCTTTCCCCATCTAAGGTCGTAGCGACTCTCATAGATGCCAGGCGCGGCGAGATCTATGCCGCCCTTTGGGATCTTTCCGCTGGAAACTCTCCCAAAGAAATTATCGCAGAATGCGTCTTGCCCCCCGAAGCCCTCATCGCAAAGCTGCGCCAGTTCGGATCTCCCTTTTTAGCGGTCGGCGACGGGGCGATCGCCTATCGCGACCGCCTATCGGTTGACCTAGGCGACCTGATTCAGATAGCCGAAGGGGACGACATTCTTCCCAACGCCCACAATCTTGCCGTGCTCGCGTCGGAGAGGCTTTCCTCCGGCGGGGATGATCTGAAGAAACTCGTTCCGAATTACATCAGGCAATCCGACGCCGAGATAGGATTTCTCGGAAAGGGGAAGTGA
- a CDS encoding YajQ family cyclic di-GMP-binding protein yields the protein MPSFDVVSQIDMQEVENAINQARKEVGTRYDFRGSKSKIDWDKKKLELFADDDFKMRSLCDILLEKMLRRGIDARALEFGKVLDGPSALKKCEVLLKQGVPTETAKEITKAIKNSKIKVQAQIQENQVRVSGKKRDDLQLAIELIKGKGFNLPLQFINYRD from the coding sequence ATGCCATCATTTGACGTCGTTTCGCAGATCGATATGCAGGAGGTTGAAAACGCCATCAACCAGGCCCGCAAGGAGGTAGGAACTCGCTACGACTTTCGCGGCAGCAAGAGCAAGATCGACTGGGACAAGAAAAAACTGGAGCTCTTTGCCGACGATGACTTCAAGATGCGCTCATTATGCGATATTTTACTTGAGAAGATGTTAAGGCGCGGCATCGACGCCAGGGCCCTTGAATTTGGGAAGGTTCTCGACGGGCCCAGCGCATTGAAAAAATGCGAGGTCCTTCTCAAACAGGGAGTCCCAACCGAAACCGCAAAGGAGATCACCAAGGCCATAAAAAATTCCAAAATAAAGGTTCAGGCGCAGATACAGGAAAATCAGGTGCGCGTATCCGGAAAAAAGAGGGATGACCTGCAGCTCGCGATCGAACTTATCAAGGGGAAGGGGTTCAATCTCCCTCTCCAGTTTATAAATTATAGAGATTGA
- the hutH gene encoding histidine ammonia-lyase, which produces MIIEIDGGPLSLEQISEFLGGAKIEIPKKTAARIRRVRKFVEEKLDSGKPYYGINTGFGNMANCHISREDLEKLQENLILSHSVGVGDPLPLETSLLVMLLRANVLAAGYSGIRYETFELLIELINRRLVAVIPEQGSVGASGDLAPLAHIALNLIGRGEIHYNGIIMPAAEVFNSERLEPIRLQAKEGLALINGTQVMTAIGAIAHLRMRNLIKVADIAGALSIEGDLASLRPFDERIQKLRPHPGQDKTARNIRALLDGSGMIAGHRNCNRVQDPYSFRCIPQVHGAVKDAAEYSRSVLLREIGSCTDNPLIFDKDDEIISGGNFHGEPLAFAMDMLAIAAAELGSISERRVAVLTTPLEGEIPTRSLISNPGLSSGLMTSHVTMSALVSENKALAHPASVDSIPTFGGQEDHVSMGTIAARKALKVVENVEKILAIELFAACQAIDLQRGHGKPGKGTLAVYNLVRSEVETAEEDREYRFDIESCIHMLSDGRVVAAAEEAVGILII; this is translated from the coding sequence ATGATTATCGAAATAGACGGCGGCCCTCTCTCTCTTGAACAGATATCGGAATTTCTCGGCGGCGCGAAAATCGAGATACCGAAAAAGACCGCCGCGCGAATAAGGCGAGTCCGAAAATTCGTCGAGGAGAAACTCGATTCGGGGAAACCTTATTACGGGATAAACACCGGATTCGGGAATATGGCCAACTGCCATATCTCGCGCGAGGATCTGGAGAAGCTGCAGGAAAATCTTATCCTCTCGCATTCCGTTGGCGTCGGCGATCCGCTTCCGCTTGAGACCTCGCTCTTGGTCATGCTGCTGCGCGCTAACGTGCTGGCAGCGGGCTATTCCGGAATAAGGTACGAGACGTTCGAGCTTCTCATAGAGTTGATAAACCGCAGGCTCGTAGCCGTGATTCCGGAACAGGGATCGGTAGGCGCCAGCGGCGATCTGGCTCCACTGGCGCACATCGCTCTAAATCTCATCGGGCGCGGAGAGATTCATTATAACGGAATCATCATGCCGGCGGCGGAGGTTTTTAACTCCGAACGCCTCGAACCCATCAGGCTTCAGGCGAAGGAGGGGCTGGCGCTCATCAACGGAACGCAGGTGATGACGGCGATAGGTGCGATCGCGCATCTGCGGATGAGGAACCTCATTAAGGTCGCCGATATAGCGGGAGCGCTCTCGATAGAAGGGGACCTGGCCTCTCTTCGCCCCTTCGACGAGCGCATTCAGAAGCTGCGTCCGCATCCTGGGCAGGATAAAACTGCGAGGAACATTCGCGCGCTTCTCGACGGAAGCGGAATGATAGCGGGTCATAGGAACTGCAACAGGGTTCAGGATCCGTATTCCTTCAGGTGTATTCCTCAGGTTCACGGCGCTGTGAAGGATGCCGCCGAATATTCGCGTTCCGTCCTGTTGCGCGAAATAGGCAGCTGCACCGATAATCCGCTGATATTCGACAAGGATGACGAGATAATTTCGGGCGGAAATTTTCACGGGGAGCCTCTGGCATTTGCGATGGATATGCTCGCGATCGCGGCCGCCGAGCTCGGCAGCATATCGGAGAGAAGGGTGGCGGTGCTTACGACCCCTCTCGAGGGAGAGATTCCGACGCGCAGCCTGATTTCCAATCCCGGACTATCTTCTGGCCTCATGACCTCGCATGTGACGATGAGTGCGCTCGTCTCAGAGAATAAGGCGCTTGCGCACCCTGCATCGGTAGATTCGATTCCGACCTTTGGGGGGCAGGAGGACCATGTCAGCATGGGGACGATAGCGGCGAGGAAGGCTCTCAAGGTGGTGGAGAATGTGGAGAAAATTCTGGCGATAGAACTCTTTGCCGCCTGTCAGGCGATTGATTTGCAGAGGGGGCATGGAAAACCCGGGAAGGGGACTCTTGCCGTCTATAATCTGGTAAGGAGCGAGGTCGAAACTGCCGAGGAGGATAGGGAGTACCGCTTCGATATCGAGAGCTGCATTCACATGCTTTCCGATGGAAGGGTCGTGGCAGCGGCGGAAGAGGCGGTTGGAATTCTCATCATATGA
- a CDS encoding four helix bundle protein has translation MPELIGSLPRGNYYLEDQLKRAFSSTLLNLAEGNGRRSQRDRNRFFDISLGSIAEVASIIDILSAYGYISAGHQEELKTLLRRAYAMIINLKKFNPVS, from the coding sequence GATGCCAGAGCTAATCGGATCCCTTCCAAGGGGGAATTACTATCTGGAGGATCAGCTTAAACGGGCGTTTTCTAGCACGCTACTTAACTTGGCGGAGGGAAACGGCAGGAGATCGCAGAGAGACAGGAATCGGTTCTTCGATATTTCGCTAGGGTCAATAGCCGAGGTTGCCTCGATTATCGATATCTTGTCGGCTTATGGATATATATCGGCAGGCCATCAGGAGGAGCTGAAAACGCTGCTTCGCAGGGCTTATGCGATGATCATCAATCTGAAGAAGTTTAATCCGGTATCTTAA
- a CDS encoding phosphatidylserine decarboxylase family protein produces MTKSYNPFRVMPKQLYIAKEGHFTIAVLLAAALFMWIVGWGIFAFLSFAAAAFSAFFFRNPERTHSPESGTIISPADGKILSVTQGAAAPVTGELCTKISIFMSAFNVHVNRFPIEARVEDVKYIPGKFFVASMDKACEENERNIILLADDSSRKIVMVQIAGLVARRIVCYVKPGDKLRKGERFGMIKFGSRVDLYLPPCVEIAVKAGEKVLSGATIIGRFK; encoded by the coding sequence ATGACCAAATCATATAACCCCTTCAGGGTGATGCCGAAGCAGCTGTACATAGCAAAGGAAGGGCACTTCACCATCGCCGTGCTGCTCGCAGCTGCGCTTTTCATGTGGATTGTAGGCTGGGGGATCTTTGCATTTCTCTCCTTCGCTGCGGCGGCTTTCTCCGCATTCTTCTTCAGGAATCCTGAGCGAACCCATTCTCCCGAATCGGGTACGATCATATCGCCGGCCGACGGGAAAATTCTTTCGGTGACGCAGGGAGCTGCTGCCCCTGTTACAGGTGAGCTGTGTACCAAGATCAGCATCTTCATGTCAGCCTTCAACGTCCACGTAAACAGGTTTCCGATAGAGGCCAGGGTTGAGGATGTGAAATACATCCCCGGCAAATTTTTTGTGGCGAGCATGGACAAGGCCTGCGAGGAGAATGAGAGAAACATCATCCTTCTCGCAGACGACTCTTCGCGAAAAATCGTGATGGTGCAGATAGCCGGTCTCGTTGCCAGAAGAATCGTGTGCTATGTAAAACCGGGCGACAAGCTGCGCAAGGGAGAACGTTTTGGAATGATTAAATTTGGCTCGCGCGTAGATCTGTATCTTCCACCCTGCGTGGAAATTGCTGTGAAGGCGGGCGAGAAGGTCCTTTCCGGCGCTACGATCATCGGGAGGTTTAAATGA
- the truA gene encoding tRNA pseudouridine(38-40) synthase TruA, with protein sequence MRIVKLTISYKGTNYVGWQRQPAGESIQQKLEETISRILSHDVSITGAGRTDAGVHAVGQVAHFQTDSEVSCDGIRRGANSMLPPDISVVDASDATEGFHAKNSAKGKIYLYRIYVSSNRLPLEDPFAWHISTRLDLEAMREGAEKLVGRHDFESFRATGCCAKSSVRTINRIEVRRGSGFPFSDYSGAQFVDLIFEGEGFLRHMVRNMTGALVEVGRGRMTPDDIARILLQKNRQERFECAPARGLCLVKVIY encoded by the coding sequence ATGCGCATCGTCAAGCTCACAATCTCGTACAAGGGGACAAACTACGTCGGGTGGCAGCGCCAGCCTGCGGGGGAATCGATCCAACAGAAACTCGAGGAAACTATTTCGAGGATCCTCTCCCACGATGTTTCCATAACGGGGGCAGGCAGAACCGACGCCGGAGTTCACGCGGTAGGGCAGGTCGCTCACTTCCAGACGGACTCGGAGGTTTCCTGCGATGGAATCCGCCGCGGCGCTAATTCAATGCTTCCTCCGGACATATCCGTCGTGGATGCCTCAGATGCAACCGAAGGTTTTCATGCAAAAAACAGCGCCAAGGGAAAAATCTACCTTTATAGGATTTACGTTTCATCGAATAGGCTGCCGCTTGAGGATCCCTTCGCGTGGCATATTTCAACGAGACTCGATCTCGAAGCGATGAGGGAAGGGGCGGAAAAACTCGTCGGCAGGCATGACTTCGAGAGTTTTCGCGCGACCGGATGTTGCGCAAAATCTTCCGTCAGAACCATAAACAGAATAGAGGTTCGAAGGGGATCCGGCTTTCCCTTTTCAGATTACTCGGGGGCTCAATTTGTGGATCTGATTTTTGAAGGGGAGGGGTTTCTGAGGCATATGGTTAGAAATATGACGGGCGCACTTGTCGAGGTGGGAAGAGGGCGTATGACTCCAGATGATATTGCAAGGATCCTTCTTCAAAAAAACAGGCAGGAGCGATTTGAATGCGCCCCGGCAAGGGGGCTTTGCCTGGTGAAGGTTATTTACTGA
- a CDS encoding aspartate-semialdehyde dehydrogenase encodes MRKQYNIAVVGATGVVGGEILAVLEERNFPVGKILPLASDNSIGKEVQFGEKNLPVEILDEKSFTGVDIALFSAGGKVSEKHAPIAAGAGAVVIDNTSAFRNDPKIPLVVPEINPHRIADYKEKGIIANPNCSTIQMVMVLKPLHDVVPIKRVVVTTFQSVSGAGISAMEELSKQAVNLFSGAECDSKVFPHRIAFNCIPHIGKFNADGDTEEELKLVNETAKIMEDDSIKVSATAVRVPVFSGHAESLNIEFSDEISPSSVKEILSSASGVLLLDDPGLCRYPMAIEVTGKDEVFAGRIRKDPTVEFGISMWIAADNIRKGAALNAVQIAEILAKDYL; translated from the coding sequence ATGAGAAAGCAATATAATATTGCCGTCGTCGGTGCCACAGGAGTCGTGGGCGGCGAGATCCTTGCGGTTTTGGAAGAAAGAAATTTTCCCGTTGGCAAAATTCTTCCGCTAGCTTCGGACAACTCCATCGGCAAGGAGGTCCAGTTCGGGGAGAAAAATCTGCCGGTCGAGATTCTGGATGAAAAATCTTTCACGGGCGTCGATATTGCGCTTTTTTCGGCCGGCGGCAAGGTCAGCGAAAAACACGCTCCGATAGCAGCCGGCGCCGGTGCTGTGGTGATAGACAATACCTCTGCATTTAGAAATGACCCGAAGATTCCACTCGTCGTTCCGGAGATAAATCCCCATAGGATCGCCGACTACAAGGAGAAGGGGATAATAGCCAACCCTAACTGTTCCACGATACAGATGGTCATGGTGCTGAAGCCATTGCACGACGTGGTTCCGATAAAGAGGGTGGTCGTTACCACGTTCCAGTCTGTTTCCGGAGCCGGAATTTCCGCCATGGAAGAACTTTCAAAACAAGCAGTCAATCTCTTCTCCGGCGCGGAGTGCGATTCGAAAGTTTTCCCGCACAGGATCGCATTCAACTGCATTCCGCACATCGGCAAATTCAACGCCGATGGGGATACTGAAGAGGAGCTGAAGCTCGTCAACGAAACAGCAAAAATAATGGAGGATGATTCCATAAAGGTCTCCGCCACCGCGGTCAGGGTGCCGGTTTTTTCCGGGCATGCTGAATCTCTGAATATCGAATTCTCGGACGAGATTTCCCCTTCATCGGTAAAGGAAATCCTTTCATCGGCTTCAGGAGTTCTTCTTCTCGACGATCCGGGACTCTGCAGATATCCGATGGCGATAGAGGTCACCGGAAAAGATGAGGTCTTCGCAGGGAGGATCAGAAAAGATCCCACCGTCGAGTTCGGCATTTCGATGTGGATAGCGGCCGACAATATCCGAAAAGGCGCGGCTTTAAATGCCGTGCAGATAGCTGAGATTCTAGCAAAAGACTATCTCTGA
- a CDS encoding 1-deoxy-D-xylulose-5-phosphate reductoisomerase, whose product MKKISILGSTGSIGLSTLDVVRANSQKFKVVGLAEGHDVKALAAQIGEFSPEIVSVRDEKSAVELRSILSGQIPEIRFGTDGACDVARMESAEMVVSAIVGAAGLKPTVAAIESGKKLALANKESMVVAGPLVSKLAKENAVEIIPIDSEHSAIFQSLVGHSAKDIDRIILTASGGPFLRKSAQEIENATPAAALKHPRWSMGAKITIDSASLMNKGLEVIEAKWLFDLPVEKIAVVVHPQSIIHSMVEYVDGCVIAELGVPDMRAPIAYAISYPERTVSGVERLNLAAIGELTFEEPDPSRFPCLALAFDAIGEGGSMPAVLNAANEIAVDAFLKERIPFGGISRVVSETMGRFTASDFSSIEEILEIDSAARKSAEEIIAKR is encoded by the coding sequence ATGAAAAAAATATCCATATTGGGCAGCACCGGTTCGATAGGGCTAAGCACGCTCGACGTCGTCCGCGCCAATTCCCAAAAATTCAAGGTGGTCGGCCTCGCCGAAGGGCATGATGTGAAGGCGCTTGCCGCTCAGATAGGCGAATTTTCACCGGAGATAGTTTCAGTCAGGGATGAAAAATCCGCGGTGGAACTTCGTTCGATTCTATCCGGACAAATTCCCGAGATAAGATTCGGCACAGATGGCGCCTGCGATGTCGCCAGAATGGAAAGCGCAGAGATGGTCGTCTCCGCGATAGTGGGGGCTGCGGGGCTCAAGCCTACAGTTGCTGCGATCGAAAGCGGAAAAAAACTCGCACTTGCAAACAAGGAGTCGATGGTCGTAGCCGGCCCTCTCGTCTCCAAGCTTGCAAAGGAAAATGCAGTAGAGATAATTCCGATAGACAGCGAGCATTCGGCGATATTCCAGTCGCTGGTCGGCCACAGTGCGAAGGACATCGACAGGATAATCCTCACAGCGTCAGGCGGTCCCTTTCTAAGGAAGAGCGCGCAGGAGATAGAGAATGCGACGCCAGCCGCGGCGCTGAAGCATCCGAGATGGTCGATGGGGGCGAAGATCACGATAGATTCCGCGTCGCTTATGAACAAGGGGCTGGAGGTTATCGAGGCGAAGTGGCTCTTCGATCTTCCTGTCGAAAAGATCGCGGTAGTCGTCCACCCGCAGAGCATCATACATTCGATGGTGGAATACGTCGATGGATGCGTCATAGCCGAGCTCGGAGTCCCGGACATGCGCGCCCCGATAGCGTATGCGATATCGTATCCGGAAAGGACCGTGAGCGGCGTGGAGAGGCTGAACCTGGCAGCGATAGGCGAACTCACTTTCGAGGAGCCCGATCCTTCCCGCTTTCCGTGTCTTGCGCTTGCGTTCGATGCGATAGGTGAGGGAGGGTCGATGCCTGCGGTTCTGAATGCCGCGAACGAGATTGCTGTCGATGCCTTTCTCAAGGAGCGCATCCCGTTCGGCGGAATTTCCAGAGTGGTTTCCGAGACCATGGGCAGATTCACAGCATCCGATTTTTCATCGATAGAGGAGATTTTGGAGATAGACAGCGCCGCCAGAAAAAGCGCAGAGGAGATAATAGCTAAGAGATGA
- the pssA gene encoding CDP-diacylglycerol--serine O-phosphatidyltransferase, translating to MKLRGLRERESMKKGVYLLPNLCTSASLFCGFFSVIKSLSGEFIAAAWAILLAGVFDLLDGRIARLAKAESAFGIEYDSLVDLSSFGLAPGILAYTWSLYGLGKLGWLAGFLYFACGALRLARFNVQHDDVEVKYFQGLPIPVAAYVIATYVIFHHHVFEFPPEGSILLGVMTIFLAMLMVSKIRYRSMKVVNIKKRNSFYALVLVVVGIVLVAIKPEVTIFLLATGYVFSGIFEELVTLHHSRKFMNKMRERRASKKKEREEKMLFDGADNIIRFDSSDERKNSEAGGVR from the coding sequence ATGAAACTCAGGGGGCTTAGAGAGCGCGAGAGCATGAAGAAGGGGGTCTATCTCCTGCCCAATCTGTGCACTTCAGCCAGCCTCTTCTGCGGTTTTTTCTCTGTGATCAAATCCCTTTCCGGAGAGTTCATCGCCGCGGCCTGGGCGATACTCCTTGCCGGGGTCTTCGATCTTCTCGACGGACGCATAGCGCGGCTTGCCAAGGCCGAGAGCGCCTTCGGAATTGAATATGATTCCCTCGTTGACCTCTCTTCATTTGGTCTCGCGCCGGGGATACTGGCCTACACATGGTCGCTATATGGGTTGGGAAAATTGGGATGGCTCGCAGGCTTTCTCTATTTCGCCTGCGGCGCGCTTCGCCTCGCCCGCTTCAACGTCCAGCATGACGATGTTGAGGTGAAATACTTCCAGGGGCTTCCGATACCTGTTGCGGCCTATGTAATCGCAACTTATGTCATATTTCATCACCACGTATTCGAGTTTCCTCCAGAGGGAAGCATCCTCCTCGGAGTGATGACGATATTCCTCGCCATGCTTATGGTTTCCAAGATCAGATACCGAAGCATGAAGGTGGTTAATATAAAAAAGAGGAACAGCTTTTACGCCTTGGTCCTCGTCGTGGTAGGAATAGTTCTCGTCGCGATCAAACCGGAGGTCACAATCTTTCTTCTGGCGACCGGCTACGTCTTCTCAGGGATCTTCGAGGAGCTGGTTACGCTTCATCACAGCAGAAAGTTTATGAACAAGATGCGGGAGCGCAGGGCTTCCAAGAAGAAGGAACGTGAAGAGAAGATGCTGTTCGATGGCGCGGATAACATCATTCGGTTCGATTCTTCAGACGAGAGAAAAAACTCCGAAGCGGGCGGGGTGCGGTGA